The DNA sequence AGAGAACTAAATAAATGTTGGACAAAATTAGATTAATcaattatgaataaaaatatttttaacatttttttatgtgggaattgatttcaaaatcaaatcccTCTTATTCTGATTTGTAAATGAAGAAAAAGTGAGAATTAAAATTctcaaaagaattcaaattttacgacattttacaaaaatttgtataatacacaaaaaaataattacaccaaacaatatattttaagaatataccAAAATTTCATATAACTACAACTTACCACAATATCAAAAGAGATACATTATAtgaatttttcaaatctttcagTTTTTTTGTTATTCAGAATTTGACACATTATCGAGATAATCTATGAAAGCAAAAAATCCAAACTTAATACATATATGGCACCACTCATAACAAAAATCATTAATATTATTCTAGTATTATCAGattttttatatctaatttgGCTTTTAAAGAATCAAAGTGCATTCTAGTTATTTTCAGGTGAGATTCATGCTTCAGCTTAAAATTGTTTCCCACTCATTGAAGCATCCATCACAATTAGTCTTGATGTTTGTGATCTGATAAAAGCATTTCTCCTTAAGATCGtctgttatttttttttgtctcatGGGAGTTTTGAACTTGTCAAGGAAGCTCAGTGTAGGCCGTACCTTTTCTGGTGAGGGACTTTTTTACTTAGCATAATTTAATGCTGCTGCAACCCCAATATTTATGACCTCAACCAACTCTTCTAACTCTTCCACCAATACTGAGCTATCTTAAGATTTTTTCTTGTTTGCTGATGGTTCACCATCTTGAGTAAATGTAGCTTCCTCACTTGATTGAGAGAAGACAAGACTAAATGATAGTGTAAGAAAGTCATTTTTCAATGCAGCGTTGACAACAAAGATCATAGCATCATTCACGGCTTGAGAAAGTGGACAACTGCATAGCGACACATAAAATAGTTTAAGAATACACAGAAaatattgaaaaagaattttattaAGTAGAACTTACACATTAGTAGGAGCTACTTCCTCATGAGATTTTTGTTGTGGTCGTGGAGGACTGCAGGATTACAAAAAAGGAATTTAATTAatacaagcaaatcaagtgtaTCTCAATTCACATGAAATACACCGAAATATGAATCAAATATACCGGTTATTTAAAAGTACATGCAATTCAATAAAACATCCACAAAATGACAACAGAAGTAATACAACAAATTTTTATGGACTAGTTGCAATAAATTCATCAACAAAGTTCCTCAAAATGGACAAAATCAATATTTTGTTGCCTAGTtacaacaaaaagaaaacaaaaacactAAGTGCACCTCAAAACAAAAGCAATACACTGAAAGAGAAACTAAATACACCGAAAATATTAGAAAAGGAATTTAAGTAATACTTACGCATTAATagtttcttttatattttcctCTCCGGAATATTTTTTAGCAATTTGTTGAGTTTGGGGAGGGTTTGAGGCAGATATTTTCGAAGAAGGAGCACATACTTGAAGTGGAACtccaaaaaaaacaaaaataaaaaagttaatatggAGTAAATATTTAGgtgcaaataattaactcaataaATAGAACATTGAAAGTAAATTAGAAAACTCACATGTCCAGTGATTTTGATTGAGAATGAGTCTGTTTTTAAACAACAATCATTTGTCCTTTAGGATTATAATCTATTATTCTTTTTTGAACAGGAGCTGGTTCATTCAATGattcttcttgttctttaaacCTGAAATACACCGAAATCATCTCATATCTACACCTCAAACATTCAATAAAAACATAACTCTTATTGTATGAGAACTTATATAATTgtaattttttctctttttttttcttgcataaaatcttaaaaggacttttttcttgaaaaaaatatatgaaatcaGAAGCAGAATATGGTagcacaagaattaaagaaATGGTAAGAGAAACAAAAATTACATGTTATTATTTAGTTGATTTACACCGCTCTGATAGTTTGTCTGTGTTTGAAACATAGCATCATTTTCACTTTTCAAATTTACATGTGGTATTCTAAggacaaaataaatattattcaGTAAAACTAGaataaatatatcaaattttaaaaaattttagcaaAAAAAGAATTTCAGACATTAAATCATACGTTTGCAAAGAAACATAGTGAGCTTCTGTGGAGTTGAGCCCAATTTTTGGAAcatcaataatttttttctacatCATAAAAAAGCAAACAATCATCAGgcaaaaaaataatacaataaaatttagaaaataaaccaaaaagtACCACATAATTTTGTGCAGgcttatcatttatttttttcaatcttgctttttttatttcttgcatTTGTTCACTTCTGAGAGTACATGCAAAAAATTCTGTtactaaataaaattttgatgaaaaaaataGTATTACAATTTACAAAGATAATTTATGAATCTTACTCATTATGTGATTCAGTTTCTTTGGGAGGATGGATCCTCAGTAAcaagtttcttttttttttttggattcaaTCATAGAAAAgcaaataatcataaaaaaaatgaatgtaataaaattgacaaaatatacaaaaaaaaacacttACTTTTTTGCaggtttttaattttttttctttaatcttcttttttttttctcgcTTTATTCACTTTTGTCAATACATGGAAAAAAAttctattaataaataaaattttcacgAAATAAAAAACATAGCATTacaaagataattttttaatcttaCTCATCATGAGATTCACTTTCTTTTTTGGAAGATGAATCCACAATAAcatgttttcttttctctgGATTTCATCTTGGAAAAGCAAATAATCATCAGACAAATAAATACagtaaaattgataaaatagaaaagataaCAAGAGTATCAGATGTACCTCAATTCACACGAAGTACGTCGAAAGACaaacaaaatatatcaaaacaCAAACCAAAATATTGTATATTCAAAACATcatttacattatttatttatattcttcATTGACTATAGGAACCAACTTTACCAACACTAATATCATGAAACCTAGATAATATACCAATTAAGAGAATAACTAAAAAGAAATaactccaacaacaatcaaaaatAATAAAGGAAGACAAACACGAAAATACCACATAAAAGGACTAAGTCTGTCAATtaaaacaaatacaaaaatGGACAAAAATAGTTGTAAATTActcaaatatatacaaaataatatCAGAAGCACAAGAATAATATTCTATTGTCTGTTACAGCAAAAAAAGTACAACAACACTAAGTACACCTCAATTCTCATAAAATATACCGAAAGATAAGTCAAATACATCAAAAAATAATACTTACTTCTTTGTAGGGTTGTGAATTTTTTGTtctttaatcttttttttttatttcctcaCTTCGTTCACTTCTGACaatacatttaaaaaattttgttaataaataaaattttgacgAAAAAGTAAAACATAATATTTCAATGATAGTTTCTGAATCTTACATCATCAGATtcactttctttttcaaagatgaattTTCGGTAATGTGCTTTCTTTTCTTGGATTCTATCTTAGAAAAGCAAATAATCATCAGACAAATAAAcacaataaaatagtaaaaaatataccaaaaaaaaTACTTACTTTTTTGCCATTCTTTTAggttgttttcttctttttggtgTATCCTCCTAGTCATCTTCAAAATCAGGCTTAGATTCGTTAATACTTTCACTTTCCAAAAAAAtagtcttcttcttcttttccttaatttcttcctttcttttttttcttctttttgctcTTTTAGATGTTTTCTCAGCTATGCTGTTTTTACGATTCcctaaaatagaaaaaatatttgtttacacaatatatttataacaaatacaccaaaaataaagaagaaattcTGTTGAGTTACCATATCATCTTTGATCTCAGCTTTTATTTTTTCAACCAGCAACTGCTTGGTCCAATGTTGGACCCACGGTGGTCCAGAAATTGCATCCATCGACTTATTTTTGTGTATTGATTTGTAAAAATATACAATCATTAGAGCAAAGAGGCAGCCATTAATaatatatttctttttcaatGTGTGCTCTCTAATGCCCTTTTATGAGGAAGTTGAGCACATGACCACCCCAATTTCATTCACGTATTGTTTCCACGTGAAGAATAGGCAGCATGTGAACCGGAGAAAGTATGTTTACCGTTGTCGGCAACAAGAAGGACATCTGAATATAAAGGATGAATATTCTCTTGAATTTTAGCTAATTTTCCTCCCCGTCAACACTCATCTCCATCATAGAGGTTGATAATTGTGACAAAGTCTTGCCTTGGAAGCTTCTGATAACTTTCTTATTCTCCTCACTAAGTTTTTGAAAGTTAATTTGGTCGAATAGCATAGCCCTGcaaaagcagcaaaaaaaattcaacacataaataatttgataatacACCGAAATTGGATTTACAAAATATATTAGAAAATGAAGTTTTACCATATGCACTCAAGCCAAAGACAGTTGCTATATTTTCTTGGGTGATATTAATTATACTGTACCGTGTGTCCAATCTGTTACGGAACAGATCAAATGAATATACCAGTTGTTTCAATAGCTTATATGACACATTCATGGTAGGAATATGCATCAAACCACCAAATTCCAGCTCTTGAACAATGGCTTTCTTGGCCTCActcatgttttaaaaattatcaTGAATGAATCTTGTGGAACATCTCAAATCATGATTTTTCTGTAAATAAATGAGAATGatgtaaataaactatatttatacaaaataaattGAGGTGTTCAAACATATATATGCTTAcattatattttagtattttcttttttgccatttttctgtaaagaataaaaaaaaaagttaataggTAACAAAAGCACTAGGTGCACCTCAATTCACACGAAATATACTGAAAGACAAACAAAATATACTGAAACACAAACCAAAATacatcattattattttttgattacATCATATAATGTGAGTTCAAAAAAACATGCAACTCAGTGAAACATGTAGAAAATGATACCAGAAGtattaaaacaaaatttctGATAAATGGAcaaaaacaattacaaatcacTCAAATATGTACAAAATAACATCAGAAgcacaagaaaaatattttgttatctAGTTATAGCATAAAGAGGACAACAACACCAAGTATACCTCAATTCTCATGAAATACATCGAAAGACAaacaaaatataccaaaaaatAAGCCAAATACACCAAAACACAAATCAAATATACCAAAACACAAGCCGAAAGTTGTTAATGATTACTATAGACGAACTCAGTTCGAAATATACAAACACTCAAACATGCACAAAAACATATTCGAATCCCGCAAACACATGTAAATACAGGTTAAACTATACGACAAATACTACGTAACATTTTTACACCGACTTAACATAATTATTTCCAAATGAAGCGTATAATGAGAACAGTAATACGTATTTCAAGGCAAGAACACGAAATGATTGTACGAAATAAACAGAATTATGACTATGTAGTATCTTGCGATCGAAATGAGAACAAGAAAAGTGAGAAAATTGGACGATTAGTGAATAGTACTTTGGTGATGAATCTTTCGTGTTTTCTTTCTATGTTTCTTGGTGATCATTTCGAATTTAGCTTTGAAAATTCTTTGACTTTTTGCGACGATTTAGAGagattttttagatattttgagtTTGGTTCGAATTTTGAGCGTTGCGATTTTGATCTTAGGAGAAGAACCGTTTTTTATAATGATGTTCGCGCTATTCAAAAGAAAGCCCGTATTTATACGCACTCTAATTTAAAGTTGGTTTTTATTGGACTTAGACTAATTTATTTAAACTTGTTTAGCAAAaagatttatatatatagttaaatACCTAAGTATACTTAGAATTGAGTTACGAAAAATGAGTCTAAACCATCTTTATTTAGAACAATGATTGTGGTTATATGTACAAAATTCCAATGCCTGAATCATGAGCTTTGTAAGTTGATTTAGTGTAACtgagattgaaattgaagagaAACAGGTTTGAGAGGAAACAATTGAGAGAAAATGAGACTGGAAACTATTCGATACTGAATTAATATGGGATACAAGCTTAACCACTCATAACTACAATGTTCATGATATATAAAAAGAGTGGCTAACtgaaaaatagaattgaaaaaCTACATTCTATTACTAAAAGCATATGCTTCAACTAAGACCAGATTTTTACTAACTGAATCTTCTTgatttaaatattgatttttttatctatataCTTTATTAGAAATTAAACTTTATTAGAAATTTACTTGAGGTCTGTGTAGGTATTTATAAAGTACTTTGACATTGTTGATTGTGTCGAAGTTTGGGAAGAGTTTTGCAAATAGTAGATGATTATTTGCCTTACAGAGtgaatagttttttttttcatgttttttaTAGTAGTTTTTATTTTGGTAGATTAAGTATTAATTATTCATAGATCGAAACtctattataaatttattgttgactaataaattaatacatacacaaaataaaatttaaataattacttatCTTTTTTTGCACGCAATATagtgaaagaaaatttttggctTAGTTCTccaaattgagttgaaaaccaGCTTTAATGGGTCAGATTGAATTGAGTCACCCCTAGCTGTACATTGCAACTTTGGCCCTTAATGCTTTGGATCTATGTGGGAACAATAAACAATTTAAAAGTTGACTTTTAGGTCTCGTCCCTGATCCTACGCCTCCCTCATCTCATCGCTACCCTTTTTTTGTGTCGCTGCTGCTTTCTTTTTTTGTCATTCACGATTGCTGTGCGTGGTTCGAACATGGGGCTTTCAAGATAAAGGAGGGTGAATCTTCCGCCAAGACAATTTGTCCTTTGTTAGTTATAGggtaaataattatatattataaaagcAAAACCAAGCACTTATTAAATTATCATACTAGGaactaaatattatatatattatattaaaagtaattatatttaaattaaaacaatatcatttaaaaatataaaatatttttttattttttcataataatattgtatttgtttattttatagttaattttgatatactaaCAGTATaagatattttatataattatcaaTCACCTCTGTTCTTTTGAATAACTATTTCATGctgttaatataaaaaataattatttttgctgATGTAGtgttacataattaaatataatgtatcaaaattttaattttattataattgtatatatttatttaattattactGGGTTAAACGGTTCGACCAGTAATCTACCGGTTGAACCATTAACCCAGTGACCCAGTAATTTAATCGGGTCGATTACCGGTTCGGTTCTGATAACTATACTTTaaagagtaaagtgtgatcttctatctttgaatagtttctctttcatatttatttttggtcccacctataaaataaatgatgagagattacactttactctctaaaataaaattcaaactttagaggattcaaatccatttttgttagatttgtttatatttatttttttaattatttcaacttttaaaaaaatttgaattttataactgATGTTTGAATTAaagtagttaattttaattatctaagataaaattaaaaataaaaaatgatgaaaatgaTGGCCATAGAAAATTAGAGGTGGTAGTAGTGGTGTTAACACTGTTGAGATTGTTATGATTTCgggataaaattattttttgaattaaataaatatgTCTTATGTATTATtacaaatatattataaaatttatgtatttttgtaTGGATGTgtatttgtgtcttttatgtttttgcctctattttttttagataataaCCAATGCCTTATTATACGAAAAGTTAACGAGTAATTAATGCTGCAACAAATATTTTGTTTGATTGTTTCTTTCAAGATTTTGttcacaaatattttaaaagaattttatttttttatacatggAATAcaatagaaaacagaaaactTTCTTTCTCTTAACTAGTAATGCTCATAggacaatttatttatttgtaacTTTCATAGTTTCACTACAACTAATCATAATTTGAACCAAATTTCTGGTGttagaattaaaaaaagttgtaaaagtcaacaaaaaaattagaaaaatagtatttactttttttatgttaaaaagaCCAAAATAATAGGAGTAATATTTTAATGAATTGCCAGCTAAGCAATAAAGTAGATAAATAGAGGAAAAGAGCTCAGTGATAGAAGAGATGCATATTGGAGTGCATTTCCCAACGGGTTCAGACACACGCTGTCTATTCTCTTCTCCAACAAAAAATGGCTTCCATAACTGATTTCGAATCCCAAGAAACCCAATAAACTAACTCCCCGAAAACAAACGGCACCGCCACCAGCAGAAGAAGAGAGCACCGAAAATCGAATCATTACAGAAACACTCTTAAGGAACCGAAGCCATGTTGGGAAAAGTGGTTCTCTCCTTCGTCTTTGTGCTCCTTCTCCTAATCTCATCCGCAATTTTCATTGGCCACCCCGATATTCGATCCCATTTCGTCCTAAAATCGCTTAATCAACCGGTTCAATGTGGACCCGAACCGCCTATTCGGGTTTACATGTACGATCTCCCACGCCGCTTTAACGTTGGCATGCTTAACAGCCAGAGCACGGAGGAGACTCCGGTAACCGCCAAGGACTTTCCGCCGTGGCCCGATAACTCTGGCCTGAGGAAGCAGCACAGCGTCGAGTACTGGATGATGGGCTCGCTCCTCTACGAACGCGACGGCGACAGCGTTGAAGACAGCAGAGATGCCGTTAGGGTTTCGGATCCGGAACTCGCGGACGCGTTCTTCGTCCCGTTCTTCTCGTCGCTGAGTTTCAACACGCATGGCCACACCATGACGGATCCGGATACCGAGTTTGATCGGCAATTGCAGGTGCGagtttcgttttttttttttttttttctttggtttgTAATTTGGTCTTTTGTAATTATATGATGAAGCCGTTGATTGTTTATGACAtgtttatttggaaattgattGATTGTTTAATAATTCAGAGTTCAGTTCCTTAGCGTTATTTTTTACCGGAAGCAATTTGGCATATTTGGGCATGGCTGATCAATATATTTATGAGAAGATTGATGTTTTGTATTAAAGGTTTTGGCTAAATTAGTCATGTTTAGAaacttattttatgtttatagACCTTTATTCACATTTACAAGTGTTGATTATGGTTCCTTGGCTCCAAATGCTTCTCAAACATCATCAGTTAAATTTAGCCTTAGCCTTATATGCTATACTTTGAGCTTTTAGGGCAGTGGCACAGATACCATAAGATTTCCATTTGTCTTCTTAATGATCACTTAGTAAAAAGTGTATTATTTTCTTCTTGCCTCAACATGAATGGCCCAACTGTCATGTTAATGTGTTCTGTTTTTTACATGCTACGTAATCCTTTGTTGTACTAATGGAATGTGTCTTGTCTCTGTTCATATTTCCTGTGAGTATTTTATCctgttgtttttcaaaatccATTGTTAATAGTGAATATGGCTTTTTTTGTTCAGGTTGATTTGATGGATATTTTGAACAAGTCGGAATACTGGAAAAGGTCTGGAGGTAGAGACCATGTATTTCCCATGACACACCCCAACGCCTTTAGGTTCCTCCGAGATCAACTGAATGAATCTATTCAAGTTGTTGTGGATTTTGGCCGCTATCCCAAAAAAATGTCTAATTTGAACAAAGATGTGGTGTCACCCTATGTCCATGTTGTAGATTCTTATACTGACGACGATCTTCAAGATCCGTATGAGGCTCGTTCCACGTTGCTTTTCTTCCGAGGCAGGACTTTGCGGAAGGATGTATGTCTGGCTGAGTTTTTATTGGAAAAGATAATGTAAAATTTTAACTCTTTAAGGTTCAAAGGCAGTTATTTTTGTATGCTTTATTATGTTTGCAGGAAGGCATTATCAGGGCAAAACTAGCAAAGGTATTGGCCGGTATTAATGATGTTCACTATGAGCAAAGTTTTGCAACGGGAGAAAACATAAAAACGGTATGCAGTGTTATATTTCATAGCTATTGCTCttttttatcttgtttataGTAGGGACTTTT is a window from the Arachis stenosperma cultivar V10309 chromosome 3, arast.V10309.gnm1.PFL2, whole genome shotgun sequence genome containing:
- the LOC130968880 gene encoding probable arabinosyltransferase ARAD1 translates to MLGKVVLSFVFVLLLLISSAIFIGHPDIRSHFVLKSLNQPVQCGPEPPIRVYMYDLPRRFNVGMLNSQSTEETPVTAKDFPPWPDNSGLRKQHSVEYWMMGSLLYERDGDSVEDSRDAVRVSDPELADAFFVPFFSSLSFNTHGHTMTDPDTEFDRQLQVDLMDILNKSEYWKRSGGRDHVFPMTHPNAFRFLRDQLNESIQVVVDFGRYPKKMSNLNKDVVSPYVHVVDSYTDDDLQDPYEARSTLLFFRGRTLRKDEGIIRAKLAKVLAGINDVHYEQSFATGENIKTSAQGMRSSKFCLDPAGDTPSSCRLFDAIVSHCVPVIVSDQIELPFEDEIDYTKFSVFFSFKEALQPGYMVNQLRQFPKEKWTEMWRQLKNISHHYEFQYPPKKEDAVNMLWRQVKHKIPAVKLSVHRSRRLKVPDWWRRRR